A genomic window from Bacillota bacterium includes:
- a CDS encoding DNA translocase FtsK encodes MLNNERMSPFMSRREKRDIKYEMIGLSLVAFALFALAGFLTPAVGKIGHFISTALKVTAGSGRLLVPFLILSAGIHLLVKRTFNPSVKGAGIIILFITFLTYLHLGFDPKNSFSAAQQGLGGGFIGALPAYLLLPYFGIIGTKIILTTLFLVGVTLTTGTSIVELTQVLVSKLSSGLRSLWHWLINFLFTEENKSNPTKNHRAEKSKRKREKATNKNAKKQTEKINSNIAESPSDTSLDIMGGKDSQTFKQMPDKGEEETQGEQFASLFPVEDRNSSFYLPSPAMLKPAPRTSNKNEQDTKERSHLLEQILANFGITAKVINVSAGPAITRYEIQPPPGIKVSRIAGLADDIALGLAASGVRIEAPIPGKAAVGIEVPNQEINSVQLRELLESKEFTKNISKLSVALGKDIAGSAIIADLGRMPHLLVAGATGAGKSVCINTIICSILFKARPEEVKLLMVDPKMVELANYNGIPHLVSPVVTDPKKAAGALRWAVREMEQRYELFAAAGVRDISRYNQMCIEAQRTPPASNAINKTEPNGEQNNMPNSASISKDSETPANMQSETQYQTAVGAKVNSTSQGKQQGTDRETYSDNAPPAPLPYIVIIIDELADLMMVAPADVEDAICRLAQMARACGIHLVIATQRPSVDVITGLIKANVPSRISFAVSSQTDSRTILDMGGAEKLLGKGDMLFYPVGAPKPVRVQGAFLSDNEVESVVDFLKDQANPIYNEEVLQQSVEQHKDQDNEDWDDLLPQAAQIFIESGTASISMLQRRLHVGYARAARLVDIMERRGIVGGYEGSKPRQVLMTWEQYLQVFGEKQAQAN; translated from the coding sequence ATGCTGAATAATGAAAGGATGTCGCCTTTTATGTCTCGACGGGAAAAAAGGGATATAAAATATGAAATGATAGGACTATCACTAGTTGCCTTTGCCCTTTTTGCCCTGGCCGGCTTTTTAACCCCGGCAGTAGGAAAAATAGGGCACTTTATTTCCACAGCCCTAAAGGTCACAGCGGGCAGCGGCAGGTTATTGGTGCCGTTTTTGATCCTTTCCGCTGGAATCCATCTATTAGTAAAACGTACCTTTAACCCCTCCGTAAAAGGGGCAGGTATAATTATTCTTTTTATTACCTTTCTTACATACCTGCACTTGGGATTTGACCCTAAAAATTCCTTCAGTGCTGCTCAGCAAGGGCTCGGGGGTGGCTTTATAGGAGCATTGCCTGCTTACCTCCTACTCCCTTACTTCGGTATAATTGGCACGAAGATCATTCTGACAACCCTCTTCTTGGTAGGAGTTACTCTTACTACAGGTACATCCATTGTTGAACTTACTCAAGTGCTTGTTTCAAAGCTGTCTTCGGGTCTTAGAAGTCTTTGGCACTGGCTCATTAACTTTCTGTTTACTGAAGAAAATAAATCCAACCCTACTAAAAATCATAGGGCAGAGAAAAGCAAAAGAAAGAGAGAGAAAGCGACAAACAAGAATGCCAAAAAACAGACGGAAAAGATAAACAGCAATATAGCTGAATCACCGTCAGACACTTCCCTGGACATAATGGGAGGGAAGGATTCCCAAACCTTTAAACAAATGCCGGATAAAGGTGAAGAAGAAACTCAGGGAGAACAATTCGCAAGCCTATTTCCCGTCGAAGACCGCAACAGTTCCTTTTACCTGCCTTCTCCGGCAATGCTTAAGCCCGCCCCGCGCACCAGTAATAAAAATGAACAGGATACTAAGGAACGTAGTCATCTTTTGGAGCAAATCCTGGCAAACTTTGGTATTACTGCCAAAGTCATCAATGTTTCCGCCGGGCCGGCAATTACCAGGTATGAAATACAGCCTCCCCCGGGTATCAAAGTCAGCCGCATAGCGGGTCTGGCTGATGATATAGCATTAGGATTAGCAGCCTCCGGAGTTAGAATAGAAGCACCCATTCCCGGCAAAGCGGCCGTAGGCATTGAAGTCCCAAACCAGGAAATTAATTCTGTACAGCTGCGAGAATTGCTGGAGAGTAAGGAATTCACCAAAAATATATCCAAATTATCAGTTGCTTTGGGCAAGGACATCGCGGGCAGTGCTATAATTGCTGACCTCGGCCGTATGCCGCACTTGCTGGTAGCAGGGGCTACGGGTGCAGGCAAGAGTGTATGTATAAATACTATAATCTGCAGCATTCTATTTAAAGCAAGACCTGAAGAAGTAAAACTATTAATGGTAGATCCTAAAATGGTCGAATTGGCTAATTATAACGGTATCCCTCACCTTGTAAGCCCTGTGGTCACAGACCCCAAAAAAGCGGCCGGGGCCTTGCGCTGGGCTGTAAGGGAAATGGAACAACGATATGAACTCTTCGCTGCTGCCGGCGTGCGCGATATAAGCCGCTACAATCAAATGTGTATAGAAGCCCAAAGGACTCCGCCGGCTTCAAATGCTATAAATAAAACGGAGCCTAACGGCGAACAAAACAACATGCCAAATTCAGCGAGTATTAGTAAAGATTCGGAAACACCGGCTAACATGCAATCAGAGACACAATATCAAACCGCTGTCGGGGCAAAGGTGAACAGCACTTCGCAGGGCAAACAACAAGGCACAGACCGGGAGACATACAGTGATAACGCACCTCCGGCACCGTTACCGTATATTGTAATTATTATTGACGAACTTGCTGACCTAATGATGGTTGCTCCTGCTGACGTGGAGGACGCTATCTGCCGCTTAGCTCAAATGGCCAGGGCTTGCGGCATACACCTTGTTATTGCCACACAAAGGCCGTCCGTTGATGTTATTACCGGACTAATCAAGGCAAATGTGCCATCGCGAATTTCCTTTGCCGTTTCCAGTCAAACTGATTCCCGTACCATTTTGGACATGGGCGGTGCGGAAAAACTACTTGGCAAGGGCGATATGTTATTTTATCCTGTTGGAGCGCCGAAACCTGTACGGGTTCAAGGTGCCTTCCTTTCGGACAATGAAGTTGAGTCAGTAGTAGATTTTCTAAAGGATCAAGCCAACCCTATATACAATGAAGAAGTATTGCAGCAATCAGTGGAACAACATAAAGATCAAGACAACGAAGATTGGGATGACCTGCTCCCCCAAGCAGCACAAATCTTTATCGAAAGCGGCACCGCTTCCATTTCTATGCTCCAGCGCCGCCTTCATGTGGGGTATGCCCGTGCCGCTCGCCTGGTGGATATTATGGAACGCCGGGGGATTGTAGGTGGCTACGAAGGGAGCAAGCCACGGCAGGTGTTAATGACCTGGGAACAATATTTACAAGTTTTTGGAGAAAAGCAAGCGCAAGCCAATTAA
- a CDS encoding ATP-binding cassette domain-containing protein, producing MSIIQVRDLVRKYKDFLAVKGVTFDVPEGEIFGFLGPNGAGKSTTIQILATLLKPTEGTAVVNGFDIRNEPDKVRQSIGLVFQDPSLDERLTARENLYFHAMLYNVETTIMKKRMAEVLEMVELADRQKDQVKTFSGGMRRRLEIARGLVHYPKVLFLDEPTVGLDPQTRKRIWEYIHYLRDKEGLTIFLTTHYMDEAENCQRIAVIDHGEIVALDTPENLKSVIGGDVIKISTDNNEEVLPVIKSRLQVKAEKQGDYIAIQVEKGETFIPRLAVELNGRINSMLIKKPSLDDVFLHLTGREIREEGVNAVDRMRVYAKRKR from the coding sequence CTGTCTATCATTCAAGTGAGGGACCTGGTTCGTAAATACAAAGACTTTTTAGCTGTAAAAGGGGTAACTTTTGATGTGCCGGAGGGTGAAATATTTGGTTTCTTAGGTCCTAATGGGGCAGGCAAATCTACTACCATCCAGATTCTAGCGACTTTGCTCAAACCCACGGAAGGTACTGCAGTGGTTAATGGGTTTGACATACGAAATGAACCTGATAAGGTAAGACAATCCATTGGATTGGTTTTTCAGGATCCTTCTCTGGATGAACGACTTACTGCCAGGGAAAATCTCTATTTTCATGCGATGCTTTATAATGTGGAAACCACAATTATGAAGAAAAGGATGGCCGAGGTTCTGGAAATGGTGGAACTGGCTGACCGGCAAAAGGATCAAGTAAAAACTTTTTCCGGGGGAATGAGAAGGCGCCTGGAGATAGCGAGAGGGTTGGTTCATTACCCTAAAGTGCTTTTTCTTGATGAACCCACGGTAGGGTTGGATCCTCAAACTCGTAAGCGGATCTGGGAATATATTCATTATCTGCGGGACAAGGAAGGATTGACCATATTTTTAACCACTCATTACATGGATGAGGCTGAAAACTGTCAGCGCATTGCAGTTATCGATCATGGGGAGATAGTTGCCCTGGATACACCGGAAAACCTAAAGAGTGTAATAGGAGGAGATGTTATCAAAATTTCCACCGACAATAATGAAGAAGTATTGCCTGTAATTAAGAGCAGGCTGCAGGTAAAAGCTGAAAAACAAGGAGATTATATTGCAATACAGGTGGAAAAAGGGGAGACCTTTATACCCCGGCTGGCAGTGGAGTTAAATGGAAGGATTAATTCTATGTTAATCAAGAAGCCTTCACTGGACGATGTGTTTTTACATCTCACGGGTCGTGAGATACGAGAAGAAGGTGTAAATGCTGTAGATCGGATGCGAGTTTATGCCAAGCGGAAACGTTAG
- a CDS encoding phosphate ABC transporter ATP-binding protein, with amino-acid sequence MQIKGKRTPPLFQLKQVTKYCRISLSSTITVLKEVSVHVDKGSLITIIGPSGAGKSTLLSLLNRLEDVDGGEIYFQEKEIKQWDVLELRRQVGLVFQIPVMLPGTVKDNLLYGPGLRGQTPPTSSAEIIKMVGLEEKILERNSSNLSGGQKQRVALARTIANGSRILLLDEVTSSLDHESAMSIENLIINLNKEHGYTCLWVTHDRLQAQRVSPYSWSVHDGKIELIVNDKEE; translated from the coding sequence ATGCAAATAAAGGGTAAAAGGACTCCCCCGCTTTTCCAACTAAAACAGGTGACAAAATACTGTCGTATTTCCCTATCATCAACCATAACTGTTTTAAAAGAAGTATCTGTTCACGTAGACAAAGGTAGTCTGATAACTATTATCGGACCTTCAGGCGCCGGAAAAAGCACCTTGCTTTCACTGCTTAACCGCCTTGAAGACGTTGACGGCGGTGAAATTTATTTTCAGGAAAAAGAAATAAAACAATGGGACGTATTGGAGTTACGTAGACAGGTGGGTCTGGTATTCCAAATCCCCGTCATGCTACCAGGAACAGTAAAGGATAATTTATTATACGGTCCGGGGCTAAGGGGGCAAACCCCTCCCACATCTTCAGCTGAGATTATAAAGATGGTTGGGCTGGAGGAAAAAATTCTTGAGCGAAACAGCTCCAACCTTTCCGGAGGACAAAAACAGCGTGTTGCCCTGGCGCGAACTATTGCCAATGGTTCGCGCATACTACTGCTGGACGAGGTCACATCCTCTCTAGACCACGAATCAGCTATGTCAATCGAAAATTTAATTATTAACCTCAACAAGGAGCACGGATACACCTGCCTCTGGGTTACTCATGACAGATTACAGGCCCAAAGGGTTAGTCCCTATTCATGGTCTGTGCATGACGGAAAAATAGAGCTAATCGTAAACGATAAGGAGGAATAA
- a CDS encoding ABC transporter, protein MRSMKAVYTIWLRDVLRFMRERSRIVGTLAQPLLYLLIVGTGLSAAFRLPQAPEGFSYLQFMYPGILGMSVLFTSVFSGLSIVWDREFGFLKEVLVAPVPRWAVAVGKALGGSTVAMIQGAVLLLLAPLVGISLTFITILKVFLVLFIIAFSLTSLGITIASRMESMEGFQMIMNFLVMPLFFLSGALFPLKGVAPWMETLMKIDPLTYGVDALRNIIFANNDQGQLFVNFSLSLDLTVICLMALVFIFLGARAFNRQE, encoded by the coding sequence ATGCGATCCATGAAGGCTGTGTATACTATTTGGCTCAGGGATGTATTAAGATTTATGCGGGAAAGGAGCCGTATTGTCGGTACTTTGGCACAACCCCTTCTTTACTTGTTAATTGTCGGGACGGGGCTCTCTGCCGCCTTTCGACTGCCGCAGGCGCCTGAAGGGTTCAGTTACCTGCAATTCATGTATCCAGGTATATTGGGCATGTCGGTATTATTTACTTCTGTCTTTTCAGGCCTTTCCATTGTCTGGGATAGGGAGTTCGGCTTCCTGAAAGAGGTGTTGGTGGCCCCTGTTCCCCGTTGGGCTGTTGCTGTAGGCAAAGCACTGGGAGGGAGCACCGTGGCCATGATTCAGGGGGCAGTTTTGCTATTGTTGGCTCCTCTTGTGGGTATTTCTCTTACATTTATTACAATCTTAAAGGTGTTTTTAGTATTATTTATTATTGCCTTTTCGCTAACATCTCTGGGCATCACTATTGCTTCCAGAATGGAATCCATGGAAGGATTTCAGATGATCATGAATTTCTTGGTAATGCCGCTTTTTTTTCTCAGTGGAGCCCTGTTTCCATTAAAAGGGGTGGCTCCTTGGATGGAGACATTAATGAAAATCGACCCCCTTACTTATGGGGTCGATGCTCTTAGAAATATAATATTTGCAAACAATGATCAAGGACAATTGTTTGTGAATTTCTCCTTAAGCTTGGACCTAACTGTAATATGTTTGATGGCACTGGTGTTTATCTTTTTGGGTGCTAGAGCCTTTAACCGGCAGGAATAG
- the fetB gene encoding iron export ABC transporter permease subunit FetB produces the protein MSATALFFTLIFVAVAMILSLWQHLGLERELLVGTIRAAVQLTAVGYILHLVFDLRDWPYLILMILAMTLVASHNAAKRGSGLDKIFIKVFAAIFAAEAMAMTILLGLNIIEATPRFIIPLSGMIIGNSMVACGLLLNRLQNEIQSHRDQIKVALSLGATSRQAAETALRNAVRASTIPLIDSLKTVGLVQLPGMMTGLIIGGASPVEAVRYQLLILFSLTAVATLSSIILAFSAYPNMFSKSHQLKTTFLNQT, from the coding sequence ATGTCGGCCACTGCACTGTTTTTTACTCTTATCTTCGTAGCAGTTGCCATGATTTTATCTCTCTGGCAACACCTGGGGTTAGAAAGGGAACTTTTAGTAGGCACCATAAGGGCAGCAGTCCAGCTGACTGCCGTAGGATACATCCTTCATCTGGTATTTGATCTCAGAGATTGGCCGTATCTAATACTTATGATCCTGGCAATGACATTAGTTGCATCCCATAACGCTGCCAAACGTGGCTCCGGCTTGGATAAAATATTCATTAAGGTATTTGCCGCCATCTTTGCTGCCGAAGCTATGGCCATGACAATCCTACTTGGACTTAATATTATTGAAGCTACCCCTCGTTTTATCATCCCTCTAAGTGGAATGATTATAGGTAATTCCATGGTTGCCTGCGGTCTTCTGTTAAACCGGCTACAGAATGAAATACAATCCCACCGCGACCAAATCAAGGTAGCCCTATCACTGGGAGCAACATCACGACAAGCAGCAGAAACTGCTCTCCGGAATGCCGTTAGGGCCAGCACAATTCCATTAATTGACAGCTTAAAAACAGTAGGTTTAGTCCAATTACCGGGTATGATGACCGGTCTTATTATCGGGGGGGCCAGTCCAGTAGAGGCCGTTCGCTACCAATTATTGATACTTTTTTCCCTTACCGCTGTTGCCACCTTATCCAGCATTATCCTGGCATTTTCTGCATACCCGAACATGTTTTCCAAATCTCACCAACTAAAGACCACTTTTCTCAACCAGACCTAA
- the feoB gene encoding ferrous iron transport protein B, whose product MAHCHGPDLTETIKGDKRIVLAGNPNTGKSVFFNYLTGLYVDVSNYPGTTLEISHGRIGNDVVVDTPGVYGISSFNDEERVARDIILSADLVVNIVDATNLERDLFLTQQVIDTGIPVLLVLNMMDEADRHGININVALLSELLGVPVIPAVAVKKIGLSEVKDNLPLARPGNVTPGVQHLLDAMIGRVANKGEALLLLEGDQIISGRHGLEPGEYREEIYSRRRERVNIIVGHAVEMASERKSFSQTLSGLMIRPITGIPMLALILYGMYKAIGVFVAQTVVGVTEETIMIGMFEPAVRGLIGEFTALDSPLGQILAGEFGVFTMTFTYVLGLLMPLVAGFYFFLALFEDSGYLPRLATLVDRLLTGMGLNGRGVIPLILGFGCVTMATITTRLLASERERIIAIVLLGLTIPCSAQLGVIAGILAGLGGQYVAVYVLAVFSVLVMAGTALNALLPGNSSDLLIDLPPLRVPRLDNVIRKTATKSYNFIKEATPLFALGALLVSVFQLTGILKFLQNLLAPITVGFLNLPPEAATAFIMGIVRRDFGAAGLANMSLSSIEATVALITITLFVPCIAAILVLFKERGKKEAAIIWGGSWVVAFVFGGMVAQLFDLFGQENSATAPLVMISFILMTTIVAAVSSVVKSRKRKSIVV is encoded by the coding sequence TTGGCTCATTGTCACGGTCCTGATTTAACCGAAACAATTAAAGGTGATAAGAGAATTGTCCTGGCGGGAAACCCTAATACAGGAAAGTCAGTATTCTTTAACTATTTAACCGGTTTGTATGTTGATGTCTCCAATTATCCGGGAACAACGCTGGAGATATCACATGGGCGTATAGGAAATGATGTAGTTGTTGATACCCCCGGGGTTTACGGTATTTCTTCTTTTAATGATGAAGAAAGGGTGGCCCGGGACATTATTCTTTCCGCTGATTTAGTGGTAAACATTGTAGATGCTACCAACCTGGAAAGGGACTTGTTTCTTACGCAGCAAGTTATTGACACAGGCATTCCTGTTTTACTAGTGTTGAATATGATGGATGAAGCAGACCGCCACGGTATTAACATAAATGTTGCATTGCTGTCGGAATTGCTGGGGGTACCGGTTATTCCAGCAGTGGCGGTTAAAAAAATAGGCCTATCCGAGGTAAAGGATAATCTTCCTTTAGCAAGACCGGGAAATGTCACCCCTGGAGTACAACATCTTCTGGATGCTATGATTGGTAGAGTTGCTAATAAGGGAGAAGCTTTGCTTTTGTTGGAGGGAGACCAAATTATTTCCGGCAGGCATGGCCTTGAACCTGGTGAATATAGGGAGGAAATATACTCACGCCGCCGGGAGAGGGTGAATATCATAGTAGGGCACGCGGTGGAAATGGCCTCAGAACGAAAATCTTTCAGTCAAACTCTTAGTGGTCTCATGATTCGGCCTATTACCGGTATTCCCATGTTGGCTCTTATTTTGTATGGTATGTACAAGGCTATAGGCGTATTTGTGGCCCAGACTGTGGTGGGCGTAACCGAAGAAACGATAATGATAGGGATGTTTGAACCGGCTGTACGAGGACTGATCGGTGAATTTACAGCTTTAGACTCTCCGTTGGGACAAATACTCGCTGGAGAATTCGGTGTGTTTACCATGACCTTTACTTATGTTTTAGGATTGTTGATGCCGCTGGTTGCAGGTTTCTATTTTTTCCTTGCCCTGTTTGAGGATTCCGGTTATCTTCCCCGTCTTGCTACTTTAGTGGACAGGCTTTTAACCGGAATGGGGTTAAATGGACGGGGTGTAATACCGCTTATTTTAGGTTTCGGATGTGTGACTATGGCTACTATTACCACTCGCCTTCTTGCTTCCGAGCGGGAACGAATAATTGCTATTGTGTTACTGGGATTAACCATTCCCTGCTCAGCTCAATTGGGAGTTATTGCCGGCATTCTCGCCGGCTTGGGAGGACAGTACGTGGCGGTTTATGTTCTGGCGGTTTTCAGCGTTTTGGTTATGGCCGGAACGGCACTTAATGCCCTGTTACCTGGGAATTCTTCCGATCTGCTTATTGATTTACCACCTTTACGTGTGCCCAGGTTGGATAATGTAATTAGAAAAACTGCAACCAAATCATATAATTTTATCAAAGAAGCGACACCTTTGTTTGCATTAGGGGCATTGTTAGTCAGTGTTTTCCAGTTAACGGGTATTCTAAAATTCTTACAAAATTTGTTGGCCCCAATCACTGTAGGATTTTTAAATCTACCTCCGGAAGCTGCAACTGCTTTCATTATGGGTATAGTAAGACGAGATTTTGGTGCTGCGGGACTTGCCAATATGTCTCTATCTTCCATTGAGGCAACGGTTGCTTTAATTACCATTACTCTTTTTGTGCCGTGCATAGCTGCCATTCTTGTTCTATTTAAAGAACGAGGCAAGAAAGAGGCTGCCATCATTTGGGGCGGTAGCTGGGTTGTGGCATTTGTATTTGGAGGCATGGTGGCCCAATTGTTTGATCTTTTCGGTCAAGAGAATAGCGCTACAGCACCCTTGGTTATGATTTCATTTATATTAATGACGACAATTGTTGCCGCAGTTAGTTCGGTGGTCAAAAGCCGTAAAAGAAAGTCTATAGTAGTTTAA
- a CDS encoding MFS transporter — MQDSASVPTKSSSLSLWTKDFMLISLTNLAMFLGLQLLLPTLPVFVDHLGGNDSHVGMVIGIFTVSAMIIRPWAGFMLDTKEKRGILIGGLTLFIVSAIAYNWAEGIVFLLLMRFLHGLGWGACTTAAGTVAADVIPRPRMGEGMGYFGLATAISMAVAPAAGIFIINNYSFTHLFLISAALAFFALVFSLGIKYQNIIQAAANAPKPTLYEKSALRPSLVIFFVTTTFGSIVSFLVLYANQRGIDNIGPFFTIFALIMLISRPLSGILVDKRGYDIVVIPGLLLLVGAMLILAASHTMWMFLLAAAFYGLGFGSVQPSMQALAMRDAEPNRRGAVNSTFFSAFDLGIGGGAMVWGILAQFTGYSLMYAFASIPGILALLTYIMLGKPKRLD; from the coding sequence ATGCAGGATTCGGCATCTGTTCCAACAAAAAGTAGTTCTTTGTCCTTGTGGACTAAAGATTTTATGCTTATCAGCCTAACCAATTTGGCTATGTTTTTGGGATTACAGCTTTTGTTACCCACTCTACCTGTTTTTGTGGATCATTTGGGTGGGAACGACTCTCACGTCGGTATGGTGATCGGCATTTTCACTGTTTCTGCCATGATCATAAGACCTTGGGCAGGGTTTATGCTGGATACAAAAGAAAAGAGAGGAATCCTTATTGGCGGGTTAACTCTATTTATTGTTTCGGCTATCGCTTATAACTGGGCTGAAGGGATAGTCTTTTTATTGTTGATGCGCTTCTTGCACGGGCTCGGGTGGGGTGCATGTACAACCGCAGCGGGTACCGTGGCGGCAGATGTCATACCCCGGCCTCGCATGGGTGAAGGTATGGGTTACTTTGGTCTGGCCACCGCAATATCTATGGCCGTAGCCCCGGCTGCAGGAATTTTTATTATCAATAACTATTCTTTTACTCACCTTTTTTTAATCTCAGCAGCGCTGGCTTTTTTTGCCCTGGTTTTTTCTCTGGGTATTAAGTATCAAAACATAATCCAAGCAGCAGCCAATGCCCCAAAGCCAACTTTGTATGAAAAGAGCGCCCTGCGCCCCTCTCTGGTCATATTTTTTGTTACCACTACCTTTGGGTCTATCGTCTCTTTTCTGGTTTTATATGCAAACCAGAGGGGCATTGATAACATTGGCCCTTTTTTTACTATCTTTGCATTGATAATGCTTATATCCAGGCCTCTTTCAGGTATTCTGGTGGATAAAAGAGGATACGACATTGTGGTTATACCGGGACTTCTGCTCTTAGTGGGAGCAATGCTTATTCTTGCGGCTTCTCACACCATGTGGATGTTTCTATTAGCTGCCGCGTTTTACGGGCTTGGATTCGGTTCTGTCCAACCCAGCATGCAGGCACTTGCCATGAGGGATGCAGAACCGAACCGGCGCGGGGCAGTAAACAGTACATTTTTTTCTGCCTTCGACCTAGGCATAGGTGGTGGGGCCATGGTTTGGGGCATTCTAGCTCAATTCACTGGATACTCTCTAATGTATGCTTTCGCTTCCATCCCTGGAATACTCGCCCTGTTGACATATATAATGCTTGGTAAGCCAAAACGACTGGACTAG